In Theobroma cacao cultivar B97-61/B2 chromosome 7, Criollo_cocoa_genome_V2, whole genome shotgun sequence, the genomic window GCTTATTAATATCTCAAACATGGCTAAAATTTGTGGGCCCATGCAGGTGGTGGGAGGACATGAACTTCAAGGAGAAGCTACCTTTAAGCCGAGATCGATTGATGGAATCCTATGTTGTGGCAGTGGGATCAATCTCTAACCCCCAATTCCCCAAAGGCAGGAAGAATATTGCAAAATTTTGTGCCACGGCAACATGTGTTGATGATGTATACGACAATTATGGATCAATTgatgagcttgaaaaattcaCTGAAGCATTGGGTCGGTATATAGTATTATACGTTTATATTAAGTTAATACACTCATTCTCTCTTCATGCCAAATCATTTATATTTCCTAACAGATGGGATATTAAGGCCATGGAGGAACTCCCAGAGTACTTGAAAGTATGCTACTTAGCCCTGTATAACTCTGTTGATGACGTAGTCCAAGATGCCTCCGAACATCTTGACCTGGAAGTTCTACCTTATGTTAAGGACAAAGTAAGTAAGACTAATGGTCACGAGTGATAAATTATTGGCATAATCTTTTATTaggttaaattaaatttatatatttttattttaggttaaataggtattgattaatgattgattaattattattaattaaaatattatttataatttaatattcacgtgatgaatgaaaaatattacatTATCATGTCATTATGTCACATCAACAtatcatatcatcatattaatatatgcATTTCTAACCTTAAATGTGACACCTTTGATTCtcgataataaaaaatacaagaatagttttatatttgattttacaTTAAGTGCTTATATTCGACCTGTAAAatccgaccttataaaatacttgtcatgacatacatgtgatgatagcatgattgcatgctaggagagttccgaaaaatttacaaaagtaggtattgtacctagaggtacaacaaagttgatttaagcctcgaactagatcaaatagagaatttgagatgaaattaaggatattaaagtaccaaaatggtttaatatggtgatttggagttcgaggatcaatttggagtcaaacgaaattttcactatccaggggcaaaatggtcatttgtcacctggggacaaaatgggaatttttagaaaagattttctgaccccatttgacttattagagtatgatttgaggttaagaagtgaaaaaaaattttaatttcggtatttttcagagcataggggtaaaatgataatttcaCCAccttagtggcaaaattataattttacaccaccatgacatttGTCAAGCTCCAGAATTCTAcctcttattattttatgctatGGATAAATATTAGAGCAtttgtggtggtgagaaaaggcttaaaaattaagttaaaacaaGTGGACCAATAAAAatgtgacatgtgtcaaaattttaatatttttatattgccATTTAAAAGCCAGCCCACACTCTTCCACTCAGCATTTCAAGGCCGACCAGCACCtgcagaaaagagaagaaaagaaaagcaaaaccCTAGGGAGGAAAAACTAAGGAAAAATTgttgaattttcaagaaattgtgactaaaggtaagatttttaatattaagcttgaaattcatcttgcccatgcatttttttccattttccatgaattaaattcaagttttcatgagggGCAATATGCTGGCCAGatttggagagagaaagttggtgatgaatttagttgaatttcaaggtaacttagtgtttttaggtgtttagtaacatttagtatgaaaattaagcaagaaatcCACATGCCCATTATAGAACCTATCTTGGCTGAATTTTATGGGtgaggattgatgatgaatttggttgtttttcatgccattTAGATGTATTTAGTGCTTAGGAATACCGAAAATCGAAAACGGGTACCGAAAAATTTTACTCTCGTTGTTGGCAATTTGCACCATAATGAGAGATATTTTGGTAATTGCACTTAGAATAGACTTGTAGTGAAGTTTGTGGAATTTTGGGGAGTACTGGAAgtgcaataaattaattggaatCGAATTGGATGTTTAGACCTATTAAATAGTGTATAGTGCGCGATAGGCCGAACACCTCCCATTTCAttgcatgcattcatatagaacATAGAATAGTTTTGTAACGATTTAGCATAAGTATATTAAATTTCCCGTTGcacattatgtataggtggtgagccctcggataagggcaaaggtattgcacccgaggatcaagaatagGAGTGTTGTAAATTCCCGTCAAAGTGAGTAACCACTGTTCATCTTATCTATCTAGAGTATTTTTACAatcgtttttatgattttaagaatattgaacctaaatgaattttatgttttatgacTAATAATCGATTTAAGGAATAAGGTTTATGACttattttacaattcaatAATGTTTCTGAAAATGTGAGTATGTGGAGACCAACCTTTGATGTTGcttatatatttaagtttacgTACCTATGTTtggaattgatgatttatgaactGATACGTGATGACATATGTGGCTGGGTTTTTGGgttgtgaaatatataaactgtttgttttcctttgacaggctgggtagtattaTGTTAGCCACgttatgctgtcaaaattttattgattggtgggttattgaATTAGTCACTGCACTAGGCgagtttccgtggaccagcctattagaggggcacggtaaaccccgttatatttaccttagtaGGAGAGGCGCGAAggatatctcctaaggtacgatagagttcacttcacgccgaaccaccacttGAGGATGAACTCTGCCAACGCCAAGGGATGGCTAAACTATGTTTTTATGAGTAGTTGTTAACTTaataaccttggcggactcggttgaatgcctcagccaaggtatcaccgagtatgatttttggcatgagctaagtttttaagaaaatcataagtcgtgatgtgtattataatgaaatgtgttgttttatatgatttgaaacaagtacaaaatgttgtggattatggtatgatgaaaagttaactgtctccatttactcggctttagatgttaatgACGgactttgtttactcactgagtttatgaaaactcaccctttcttttttaaccatttcaggttcaagATAATCTGTAGGCAGTCGATTTCATCAAGGATTTCTTTTGGACTTACTTCCTTGAAAATCGTAGGTCTACATTCTTGCACACTTTTGGTTATCTCGGGGTCCATATGCCACTGTaggataattttgaatacCTGGTTTACTGTATTACTatgtgtatgaatttattttgttctcacgctacaaaaattatttatgcatagttctataaaaattgttttataagaaaatggaatatattatcgaatatttttatttagtctaattagtcaacttttcactccaaatggatgatttagattgtaaaaatttatttttaatcgtaaatggatatctttctaccatacgttgtatttttatcaggtttcgaaattttaggtaaaaatgaccaaaatacccctatgtggtcaaaattttatttggattgttttcgatctaaaataatttattttctcttaaaactcgatatttagtgactattgctcacaggggaagtgaaaaactgatgcaagagccttgcgaggtttcggttgacatacCGAGTAATGAATGATTACCGAGatttcgcggcggttgtcacgggctcgaagggagtgtAGGGTCGTGACACGACCTGTTCAAAAAGTCTAGatcaataatatataattactaataattaagtaatttGTGTTGAATGCAGTGGATAGCTTATTGTAGAGGAATGCTAAAAGAAGCACAATGGAATCGGAGTGGATGCATGCCGACTTTGGatgaatatttaaaaaatgcaTGGATCTCTGTTGGTGTTCCAGTAGCCTTGGCCATTTCTCATGTCTGCACAAGTGAGTCCATAACTGAATATTTGCCTCACTGCATTGAGAATTGGTCTACCTTTGAGTTTTTTTATCATACTTGCCTTATTTTTAGGCTTGTAGACGATTTAATGACCTTCAAGGTACAATTAATTTACATGAAATTTGTCATAATCTTACACTGCATTTGcatagttttaaaaaaaatacttaaaaaccctttaaattatttttaaaaatttaaataaattttattattttattacatgAAATTATGTTCtcgtatttttattttaaaccaaataaaacCTTATACTTTATTTTGGGTGAAATAAGTTATTACAATGGTTGATTTAGTCAAAATGTAacatatcattttatactaCATGTCGGTAACATGGCATATTAATATGCCATAATCGGAGATAGCGTGGCATGTTGATGTGTCATAATAATATGATCATGTGATATTTTCATattccacatcaacatacatCAGCGATACgaaagtataaaatgacaaataatattttaactaatagtAATTAATcatcattagttataaaagtttattaaatgacattttgactaatagtaattagtcaatcattgttattaatgtttatttgattcaaaataaaaatataaacaattaattggatacaataaaaaaataatttttttttaatttttttaaaataattcaagagttttttcaaatattatatcataaaGATCCAAGACTAAATTAATAAGTTGACTCTAATTTGTTATATTTTGTCGTGGAGAAAGGCCGAGATGGAAAGAGGAGAGGCAGTGAAATCGATTGGGTGTTACATGATCCAACATGATGTGTCagaggaaaaataataaatcaacctttcaaatgtgtatatcaaaaatcatgaaaatgaagaaaaaaaattgatcaacaaaaagaaaggtcTTTGgttaaataatgaagaatgttgattaactaaaatttaaattgaaaaaatggCGGGttgaagaatattgagaaacagaatccacttagtcgaccaagatgtgagttagttgactaagaagcTACTGCCAAAATCTGGGcttcaagacagaaccaacttagtcgaccaagaaatggtttagtcgactaagtacACACTGCTAGAATTACCAGAGACAGGAAGTAGAAAATAGagacgacttagtcgactaagagcattatGCCTGCAAGTTTGAAATTTGTACTAAAAGACAGAGTAACGGCTAGAATCGACTCCCAATTGTCTCCAACGACtagaaaactgtcaaactgccattAGAGATGtttttccaagtataaaaagttCTTCCAACAGatagaaaaaagttttttggaagttttgaagagatttgagtcattaagagctgaaaaaccagAAGATTTCTTCTTTATCTCACTGCACTTAAACGTTTATCCTTTGTTTTTGTATTCTGCACTCAActttgtaccatttagatcaacttgtgatcatagatactttcttttacttctcttcttaTATTCTTAAAGTGAGGGTGTTACTTTAAGTGTTTGTTTCAAGTTAGGAttgcttgaatgtgttaaggttctaacttagctttgaaaagttaggtgttgggttttagtttagccaatgaaaaactagtgtaaaaggttttggctgagccttgtaaaagccattgtaaagcttggtgaaagcttgtgaatttcaccgtttCTAGTGGATTGAgttggaaaatccttgattagataatcaaggtagtggatgtaggtcttggaccaaaccactctaaattgtgcTGTCTtgtttactctgtttttgtttcattttctttctatcATTTGTCTCGCTTTTATCTTGACTTAgagataatttttaaaagagccaaattatactattcaccccccctctagcacatattattgggaccaacagGTGGTACCAAAGCTAGTTCCATGTTATTAAGGTTTAACACCCTTTGGgatgatccaaatggctctccAAAAATCCATAATTACTAAGAgacaatcaacaaataaacaacctctgtttgatggctctaactatccttattggagtactaggatgtcaatttatattagagctatagattatgaaatgtgagacgtcataactgatggaccctttattcCCTCAAACTTGAATGTAGTTACAAATGAGATGATGCCTAAGTCAACGTCTAAATGGACCGAGgttgaaactaagaaagttcaaacaaattttaaggccatcaatacattgcattgtgccttgaccccTACTGAATTCAACACAGTCTCAAATTGTACAACAGCTAAGCAAGTGTGGGACAAACTTAGgataatccatgaagggacttctcaagtcaaggagtccaaaatagcCCTCTTGacacataattatgaaatgttcaaaatggagcctagtgaagacatcaccaacATGTTAGATAGATTTACaaacattataaataaattgagtcagctaggcaagccAATACTCGAGcatgaaatagttaaaagacttcttagaagcctaccaaaaaattaaaagcctAAAGTGACTACAATCCGAGAGGCCAAGGATCTAAATGTTATTACCttagatgagatttgtggttctctccttactcatgagctggagcttaaagagaaagaagaagaagaagaagataggagagaagcaaaggaaaagaaaaagagcattacacttaaagccagcatccttgaagaaAAGCTGGAAGAATTgtcatgtgatgatgatgaagagttagctctggttgcaagaaaattcagaaagcttatGGGCAGAAGAAACTGGAGACTAGCTAGAAAAGGATttagaaaagatcaaggtgcttcatggaaaattagaaacaaaaaggAGAAGCTGATCTGCTACGAGTGTAAGAAacctggtcacttcaagtccgAATGTCtattgctgaaagatgaaactccaaagaaaaacaagaaatctaagaaagcaatggtggtaGCTGCATGGTCGGAtagtgacacatcaagctctgaagctgaagatgaaaaatctgagaaaagagcaaacatctgtttgatggcacaagatgatgaaaccaaggtatcctcatccccctgtgatatttctattgatgatttacaagatgagtatgagtgcctttatgatgaatttgaaaaactcttttcaaaatacaagactttaaagaaaaaggctgcatctcttgaaaatgatttggaaaagataagATAAGAGTTCAATTCTGTTTTtaagcaaagaaattttctgcaaGTTGAGTTCgaacattcaaaaacagatttgGAAGTTATGAAATTGGAGCTGGAAAATAGAactgaagctttgcaaaagGCAATAGATGAAAATATTGCTCTTAAGAATTTAAGTAAAGAATCATCAAAATAGAGCATAAATTTCAGAAAAAATGCAAATGACTTTTCCCCTAGATGTTATGTTTGTGATAAACTTGGTCATTTATCTTACAACGGCTATAGAAGAAGAAACAcacagaaaacaaaaatgatttgggttccaaaaggatcttACATTGCTACTAAccttcaaggacccatcaaattatgggtacctataaagaaaaattaaaattttgttttgtaggttgagctgcacttaaaggagacatgcTCAAGAgttcaactcaagaagaagcagccttagtacatggacagtggctgctcaCGGCACATGACTTGagatgaaatgttatttgctCAGTTAGACAAGAGGAAGAAGgtaccgtatcctttggtgatgattcaaaaggtagaattcatgggaTAGGTACtgttggtaagaactcccaaactcaaattagtcatgtgttttTAGTAAAAGgtttaaagcataatttattgagtattagtcaattatgtgataaagaatttaaagtatgttttgattcaattaaGTGAGAAGTAATAGACATAGGTACAAacaaagtctcatttataggaaaaagattgaagaatatgtatgttgtttttcttgaggatcttgaaataaatagtgaaatatgtcttgttgcaaatgctgaaaattacagctggttatggcataaaagattaggacatgtaagcttacatactatgtcaaaattgattaGAAAGAACTTAGTTGTGGGGCTgccaaatttaaaatttgaaaatgagaaaatatgtGATGTTTGTCAACTAGGAAAataagttagaacatccttcaagactaagaagattgtgtcaacatctagacctcttgaattgttacaTATTGATCTGTTTGGTGCAATAAGCATaactagcttaggaggaaaatcttatggctttgtaataattgatgactattctaggtacacttgggtttattttcttgctcataagaatgatgctttaTCAGCatttataagtcattgtagAAGAGTAGataatgaaaaaggactagctaTAGTTAGtataaggagtgatcatggaagagaatttgaaagtgatgaatttgagaaattttgtaatgaaaggggttagatcacaatttctctgcacctagaacaccccagcaaaatggagttgtagagaggaaaaatcgaaccttAAAGGAAATGGCTAGAACTATGCTATGTAAGAATaacctaccaaaatatttttgggctgaGGCAGTGAACACAACAACttatatacttaatagagtctcaataagacccatGATATCTAAGacaccatatgaactttacaaggataggaaaccaaatatttctcaccttaggagttttagttgtaaatgctttgtattgaacaatggaaaatagcccttaggaaagtttgatgcaaaaagtgatgaggcaatatttttaagatatgcattaaactctaAGGCTTATaaagttttcaacaaaaggaCTCTAAATGTTAAAGAATcgatccatgtagtttttgatgagtccaATGCTTCACTAAAGGAAATTCATGTTGCTaatgatgatgtagaaatcctagaaaaacaaatggaagaaatgagcttacaaaacaataaaaatagttaagaaatctcaactagaagagaaaatgaaactccatcTCTAGAAGATTTGCAAAGAactaaaaatcagcataatgaccttccaaggagttggagatttgtaagaaaCCATCCACAAGAtcaaataataggtgacatttctcaaggagttagaactaggagaacaactagagaaacttgtgaattttcagctttcatatctcaaattgagcctaaaaactttgaagaagctgaaaaagaggaaagttagataatggccatgcaagaggaacttgacCAATTCACAAGAAACtgtgtatggtcattggtacctagactttcaaatcaccctattgttggcacaaaatgggtgtttagaaataaggtagataagcaaggaaatgtagttagaaataaagttaGGTTAGTAGCTTAAGGATACAAtcaagaggaaggaatagactatgatgaaacctttgtaCTGGTTGCTagaattgaagccataaggttgttgttaGCTTTTGCAAGCgtcatgaatttcaaattgtaccaaatatatgtaaaaagtgcatttttaaatggattcattcaagaggaagtatatgttgaacaaccaccaggttttgaagattttgaaaaaccagatcatgttttcaaacttcacaaagccttgtatggattgaaacaagctcttagagcttggtatgagaggctttcaaaatttctagttgagaAAGATTATGTTAGAGGTAGcattgatactacattgttcattaaaagatatttaaatgatttaattgttgtgcaaatatatgtggatgacattgtatttggtgcaactaatgaggctttatgcaagaactttgctaaaaaaatgtaaggtgaatttgagatgagcatgatgagAGAGTTGAAATActttcttggtcttcaaattaagcaaggtgaggaaggaatcttcatcaaccaagaaagatacactcaacATATGCTCAAGAAGTTCGATATGCTAAAACTGAAGCCAAtctccacaccaatgagtccatccacaaGACTTGAtctagatgaaaaaggaaaggatgtagatcaaaagctatatagaggtatgatcggttCATTACTTTACTTAACACCAAATagaccagatattcagtttagtgtgtgtttgtgtgctagatttcaatcacaacctaaagaatcacacttaacagctgttaagagaatttttagatacctcttaAAAACTCAAACTTTAGGCATATGGTATTCTAGAGAATcaactcttagcttagttggatattcaaaTGCTGACTTTGCTGGTAGCAAAAGTGATAGGAAAAGTACcagtggaacatgccaatttatAAGTAGTATGCTAGTGTCATGGTCCagtaaaaagcaaaattcaatGGCTTTATCTACAGCAAAAGCAGGGTATGTATCACTAGGTAGTTGCTACGCCCAAATAttatggattaaacaacaactaaagGACTATGGATTATCAATGCATAACGTaccaatatactgtgataatacaagtgcaattaatatttgaaagaACCCTGTGCAGCATTCTAGGACAaaacacattgaaattagacaccatGTTGTTGGAGACCATATGGTGAAAGGtgatattaaaattgaatttatgaATACTTTGCATCAATTAGCAGATATTTTTACCCAACCTCtgaatgaagatagattctgTGAAATTAGAAGGAATTTAAGAATGATTAGTGTGCAAGAgttatgagaaaatttttggttcATGCACTTGAAACAAAAtgcatttagtcgactaaggtgaatcttagtcaactaagagtttTCTGGtagcattaaataataagattcAGTGAATAAAATGAagaaggaataaaataatataaaaagtgTGTGTACTGGGTaataaagaaaggagaaaaactGGCTAAgtgaataaccaaaattttagagggaacttttgaaattttaagcaaataaAATGAGGCAAAATTTAAGGGGGAGGCAGACGGTTTTCTAAGGGAAATTAAAACTGCTTACAACTTATTTCTCCACATTTTCTCTCCCCTAAAACTCAATCATCTAAAACTAAAACCCATTCTCTCTACATTCTCACCTCTGAAACCGACTCACACAAAACCAAAACCTTCGAGCCCCAGTCAGAAAtcttcataatcaaaatggcAAAGACCTTTCAGAGTAgggaaatcattaaaaagaggaaaggaaaaaggccaCTAGTAGAAGAGTCAGAAGCaaaaatgttgaagaagaaatagaaaatcgAGTTTGCATCAAATAGTGAAAAATCTGGAAAgtcacaaaaagaaaaagaacagaaaacagagaagaagaaagaaaaaggaaaaacatcaAAGAAAGGTAAATCTCTGTCCTCtaaatttagaaacaaaattcaTGAGGATAGGTTccagaaaattgaaaatgcatCAATCACTTGCGAAAAATTTATCGACTGGAACAGTTTTAATGAAGTGCCTAAATTTAAAGCAGTTTTATCAGACTATTTTGAGGAGATGAAACTGAAATATTTCAGTACTTTTAAGAATCGAGCTTATAGTGCAAGTttggttaaagaattttattctaGTATAGCAGTTAAGAAAGATGAATTAGAAGAG contains:
- the LOC18594157 gene encoding probable terpene synthase 9, which codes for MDNVREDVMGLLSLFEAAHLGIPGENVLEEAKSFSRNHLNLLTGKLESNIAEQVQQSLDVPLHWRMARSEARNFIEAYQRDKAKSSVLLELAKLDYNVLQSIYLKELAEWWEDMNFKEKLPLSRDRLMESYVVAVGSISNPQFPKGRKNIAKFCATATCVDDVYDNYGSIDELEKFTEALGRWDIKAMEELPEYLKVCYLALYNSVDDVVQDASEHLDLEVLPYVKDKVSKTNGHE